The window CTTTGCGGTATATTTTTCAGTGTTGCTAATGCTAATTCATACGAAAGTACCGGCTCAACGACAGGGATGATCGATAAACCATCAGCCCGCGTTTTATTCCACATACTATCAGGCAGCAAGGTGATGCCGACACCTGCTCTCACCATTGCAGTAACTAAATCTAAATGGCCACTACGCCCCACAACCGTAGGCTTTTTCCCATAAATCCCGCACGCACTAGTGACGAGTTCATTAATTCGAAAATCATCTGAGAAAAAGATAAATGGTTCATCGACAACCTCTGCAAATTTTACCGAGCTGTGCAGCGCTAATGGATGCTGTTCACTCACCAGTAACATTAGTCGGTCTGACGAAAAAACATGTAAATCAAATTGTTCATTTTCGAATGGGAGCATGACTGCGGCGGTTTCGACTTCGCCCTTCAGCATCGCCTCCATCATTTTACGAGAGCCAAGCTCAATAATTTTTAATTCTATCTGCGGATAACGTTGACTGAACACCATGATAATGTCAGCAAAATACGTCGATGCAATCACAGGGGGAAGTCCGACATTTAAAACGCCAGATAACGGCCCTGCTCTTTCTTTGAGTGCTTTATTCATACTATGGAATTGCATCAATATTTGTTTTGCATGACTGAATAAAATCTCGCCTTCATCTGTCAGTCTGACCCCATCAAATTCTCTGACTAATAATGTATAACCAAGCTCTTGCTCCAGTTTTTTTATACTACGACTAATGGCGGGCTGGGTGACAAATAAGTGTTCTGCCGCTCGGCTAAACCCATTCAGTTGTACGACCTCAACAAAATAGCGTAATGAACGTATATCCATTGCTCCCCCTATGACTTTTAGTTATAGATAGAATAATTATAAATAATTTCCGTTAAAGAAAAATCCACGCTAAAACTAATAAAAAGCAGAATTATCGACCATATTAAGTATTAGGAGATAATATAATGAATAAAACCGTCATCGAATATGTTTTAGCTCGTCTAAATGAGATCGGCATCAATGATATTTTTGGTGTTGCAGGTGATTATGCCTTTCCAATAGAGGATGCCGTCTGTGAAAGCACGAATATGCGCTGGATAGGTAACTGCAATGAACTGAATGCAGCATATGCAGCAGATGGCTATGCGCGTATTAAAGGCGTTGCCGCCCTTTCTACAACATTTGGCGTCGGTGAATTAAGTGCATTAAACGGTATTGCTGGATCTTATGCCGAACATCTTCCTATTTTTCATTTAGTTGGTATGCCTACCAGTGGTGTACAAAAAAACCATCGCTTAGTCCACCATACACTTGGTAATGGTGATTTCGACGTGTTCTATCAGATGAGCCAACATTTAAGTTGTGCTCATGCGATTTTGACACCTGAAAACTGCATTGCCGAAACAGAACGTTTGATAGCGACGGCTCTTCATGAGCGTCGACCTGTTTACATAGGATTACCATCAGACTATGCAGTAATGCCCGTTATAGCAGATAAAAACACTGAAGAAACCATTATTCATAAAAGTAATAGTGAGTCATTATCATCCGCCGTTACTGCTATTTTGGAAAAACTCAACTCAAGCCAAAAAGCCTGTATTATTCCTGGTATCTTAAGTGCTCGTTTAGGCTATGCCGATGATGTTCAAGCAATTATTGATAAAACAGGATTACCTTATGCCACGATGTTTATGGATAAAAGTATTGTCAGCGAGTCCAATCCATCTTATATGGGCATTTACAATGGTAAATTGATGAACACACAAGTTGGCAACTTTGTTGAAAGTTGTGATTGTGTGATGGGAATTGGCGCTGTGTTGACAGATTTTAACTCCGGAAGCTTTACCGCGACCATCCGCCCAGAAAACCGCATTAATATTCTTGCGGATCATGTTAAGGTTGGCTCAGCCATTTATCCGCAAGTCTATATGCATGACGTGCTCGCTCAACTTAAGCAACTGGCTCCAGCATTAAATCACTCAGGTATCAAAGCTCAAGATCTTGGGGCGCCTATCCAAGGTGAAAATGGGCAAATTACGGCGGGTTATTTGTACCCTCGCCTCGAAAAAATGTTTAAAAAAGATGATATTATTATCGCGGAAACAGGAACTGCCTCAATGGGATTAGGGTTTGCCTTGCTTCCTGAAAATGCACAGTTCCACAATCAAACCTTATGGGGTTCGATCGGTTGGGCGACACCTGCTGCTTTTGGAGCTGCAATCGCCGAACCACACCGCCGAGTAATTTTAGTCACCGGTGAAGGCTCCCATCAACTTACAGCGCAAGAAGTCAGTCAATTCGCTCGCTTTGGCCTAAAACCCATTATTTTTGTACTTAATAATGATGGTTATCTTATTGAACGTTTACTCTGTAAAGATCCTGAAGCGTATTACAACGACCTGCCACAGTGGAATTATGCTCAATTACCTGCCGCGCTTGGCTGCAATGATTGGTATTGTCAAAAAGTCACCACCTGTGATGAATTAGATAAGGCAATTCAACATGCAGAATCTCAAGACAGTGCGGCTTATATCGAGATTGTGATGGATAGATATGCATCCTCAGAACTTGCCGAAAAACTGGGGCAATCCATTGCGTCTTTATATTCGTTCTAAATGATTTTGATTGATGTTATTGCTGGCAGCTTTGACGATGGATATCAAGGTTGCCAGCGATGCCCTGAGTCACTGATACAGTCAGGAAAAAGAAATATCCACATCATTTCTTGATTTATGGAGTATTTTTGAAACCGTCAGCGCTAATTCGAGCAGTTCATAACATAGCGTCAACTTTTGCGATGCGATTTGATCTCGAAAGAAAGCGAATTCAAATATCATATGATTAGTTGATGCTTCATGCGCAACTGAGGTCACCTGACCTTCAATACAAGCTTCCACAGATTGGCAAAGACTCGGTGCACCTTCGACCCGGATGTATCCTTTAGTCCCTTGAATAATAAAGTAACCTGGACTAGCAGAATCTTTTGCACCTGAGCACACGGCAATGGCTGAACCAAATTGTAGTGTTAATATCCCTGAGGTATCGATGCCGTTATAACCTTTATTACACACATAATGGCTATTATCAGGAGCGCCCATTAGTGCAGATAACACATAAATATTATAAAGGTTAATATCGTATAGAGCACCGCCGGCTTGCTGTGGATCAAATGCTGCATGCACGCTACCACGTAAATAGTCATCATATCGGCTTGAGTATTGTGAATAGTTGCCTTGTATAACCTTTATTTCCCCTATTTTATTGATATTTTGTTGGATGAAATGAAAGCCCGGGGTGTGTATTGCCGTAATCGCCTCAAATAAATACAGTCTCTTTTTTTTCGCTAACAGCACAAGCTCCTGTAACTGCTGCCATTCTGGCGTAAATGGCTTCTCGCATATGACATGCTTGTCTGCCATTAATGCCTGAAACGTATAGCTATAATGCAAATGATTTGGCAAACCAATATAAACAACGTCAATTTCTGTATCTTGTAATAGCGCCTCGTAATCTGTGTAAAGTTTATTGATAGCAAATTGCTGACAGATCGCTTCACCCTTTGCAATACTTGATGCTCGAACACATAAAGCCATCACCTCAATGCCCGAAACCTCTGTTAAAGCATCTAAAGCTGACATGATTATTTTTCCAGAACCAATAAGTGCTATCTTCATATGTTATCGACCCATCTAATAGGCTTATACAAAAACGGCGAGCATATTGCCCGCCGTTATAATTTATTTTAGCAATTTCACTTTCACTGATTTGCCTTTAATTTTACCTTGTTGCAATTGTTTCCATGCTTGATGAGCAATAGAGCGTTTTATCGCAACGTAAGCGTGTGTCGGATGAAGAGTGATTTTACCAATATCCGCGCCCTCAAAGCCCAGATCACCAGTCAAAGCACCTAAAATATCCCCCGGACGCATTTTCGCTTTTTTACCACCATCAATACACAAGGTTGCCATTGTCGCTTCAAGCGGTGTGATACTTAACCCTGTTGGCAGTTGTTTCCAGTTAAGCTTCATCTGCAACATCTCTTCTAGCACGTTTGCACGTTGAGCTTCTTCGGGAGCACACAGGCTGATCGCTAGCCCCGTTTCCCCAGCTCGCGCGGTACGACCGATACGATGAACATGCACTTCAGGATCCCATGACAGCTCATAGTTAATCACCATTTCGAGTGATTTTATATCAAGGCCACGTGCTGCTACATCCGTTGCCACTAATACACGGCTACTACCGTTAGCAAAGCGAACCAATGTTTGATCTCGTTCACGCTGTTCCATATCACCATGAAGAACTAATACACTTTGACGACTTTCATTCAAGGCATCATAGACTGCTTGGCAATCTTTTTTGGTATTACAAAAGACAACGCAAGAAGCGGGTTGTTGTTGACTCAGTAACTTCTGTAATAAATCCATTTTTTCATGGCGAGCAACTTCATAAAATTGCTGTTCAATCGCGGGTAATTCATCGACAGTATTTATTTCAATCGTTACTGGGTTACGCTGAATACGTTGACTCATCGCAGGAAGAGTTTCCGGCCATGTTGCTGAGAACAATAGTGTTTGGCGATCGACAGGGGCATAACTCATCACCTCATCAATATCATCAGCAAATCCCATATCTAACATGCGGTCAGCTTCATCCAATACTAAAGTTTGCAGCGCATCCAGTTTGACTGTTTCTTTACTTAAGTGATCAAGGAGTCGACCTGGCGTCGCCACAATAATATGCGCGGCATGAATCAAAGAATCACGTTGCACACTAAATGGCACCCCACCACACAGGGTTAAAATTTTAATATTGGCCATATAACGTGCTAAACGACGTAGTTCACTCGCGACTTGATCTGCCAATTCACGGGTTGGACATAGAACGAGAGATTGCGTATTAAACTGTTTCGCATCAATATGTTGTAAAATACCTAATCCAAAAGCGGCTGTTTTACCGCTCCCTGTTTTTGCCTGTGCACGAACATCTTTGCCCGCCAGGATAGCGGGTAACGCCGCTTCCTGAATGGGCGTCATCGTTAAGTAACCTAGTTCAGTGAGGTTGGTAAGTTGTTCTTCAGGGAGCGTGTTAAGTTCAGCAAATGAGGTCACAATAAAAATTCCGAGTATAATAAAAAGCTAATGGATAGCCATGATACTATCCCTTTCCTAGCATGTCGTGAGGAATTTACATAAATGGCACCTCAGCAAGTCGCTTTATCGCTTTTTTCAATGTTCATACCCGTATTTACCTATATAGAGCCTATTAGCAATTTTTATTATTGCTATTAATGACTCAATTTCATGCTTTAAATACGGCAAACTCCACAACATATCGAATATATAAATTTCGTAAAATAAAAGGTTAGAGACTATTTTATCTCAACATCTCATCACTGATTATTGCGCTGCTTTTGCGATTTTCCTGTATCCCTATCCTTTATCTCTTAGTCTCACTGTAGAACCGCTATCCAGCAAATAAAAAATGTTCGGTTTAGTCACTCTTTCTTGATAGATTAACTTAAATAAAACTCAATCTTTTATGTTTTATTTATCTATTACGCCACTCTTGACCATCAGAAACTAATAAGATCGATTCGTTTTTTTTCAAAAAACGCGGATTATCACTAAAATTCAAATACACTTCGGAGGTATATTGAGAATTATTGTTGATATAAATTCTTTTCGTTTTATTAAGTAAAGATGCTGTTGGAATAAAAATGGATTCACTCCATTCACTATCGCTAAGATTGATGATAACGACTTCATGTTCTTGCAGGTATCCTTTAATATCATTCGCATAAATATCCTCATCATTTTTAATATCAAAATAAATGATGACCCTTTTGAGTTTTTCTATGGCATTTCTAATATTTGGCAACGCACCGATATGACCACGAACTTCATTCCCTTGAGCAAGCCCCGTTTCAATCAGCAAATTTCGCATTTCCAACGGATATAAAACATGGTTTGTTGCTCTTTTATACCAAGATTGAATCGCTACAACCGCAGAAGTCACTATAGCGCCAGCAGATGAGGTACCCGCAAAAGTATGCGTATAATCATTATCACCGGCCGGCACACCATCGTATAGATCGCCAATCCCCGTTGTTACAACAGTCCAGTCACCCCATCCTTGTACATGAACCCTTGTTCCATAATTAGAAAAACTGCATTTATTACGGCCTATTTTGGTTCCCGCCCCCACCATAATCACGCCATTGTCTCCCCAACTTCGATACTCGGCAAACTGCTCGCTATCTAAATCCCAATTACCATTACCTGCTGTCGCGACCACGATAATACCGGCATCGGTCGCCGCTTTAATCATATCCCAAATAGCTTTATTGTAATCTGCGGGCTC of the Providencia stuartii genome contains:
- a CDS encoding S8 family serine peptidase encodes the protein MKKLQRLIVKVKSRYLLINDGLSINIKDCIREDNPLKNLYFIPAMPDSFIRNNNKNNKVNTKSLVGIYYACIKKEMNEEQLNATINALSMLPYFDYIQKIPETSPLPPAVSINNTFCDSPNFTHYQDYKYGNRGHYYGIDMMYAWSLGIAGQGVRIAVIDWGFNFNHIDLKSARFVELIPLSKHEFDYHGTNVVGVLYAKNNESGITGMVYDADVVYGVTEFTEGYSTRPTNIAIGLEQLRAGDVFLFEMQEYYGEPADYNKAIWDMIKAATDAGIIVVATAGNGNWDLDSEQFAEYRSWGDNGVIMVGAGTKIGRNKCSFSNYGTRVHVQGWGDWTVVTTGIGDLYDGVPAGDNDYTHTFAGTSSAGAIVTSAVVAIQSWYKRATNHVLYPLEMRNLLIETGLAQGNEVRGHIGALPNIRNAIEKLKRVIIYFDIKNDEDIYANDIKGYLQEHEVVIINLSDSEWSESIFIPTASLLNKTKRIYINNNSQYTSEVYLNFSDNPRFLKKNESILLVSDGQEWRNR
- a CDS encoding Gfo/Idh/MocA family protein, producing MSALDALTEVSGIEVMALCVRASSIAKGEAICQQFAINKLYTDYEALLQDTEIDVVYIGLPNHLHYSYTFQALMADKHVICEKPFTPEWQQLQELVLLAKKKRLYLFEAITAIHTPGFHFIQQNINKIGEIKVIQGNYSQYSSRYDDYLRGSVHAAFDPQQAGGALYDINLYNIYVLSALMGAPDNSHYVCNKGYNGIDTSGILTLQFGSAIAVCSGAKDSASPGYFIIQGTKGYIRVEGAPSLCQSVEACIEGQVTSVAHEASTNHMIFEFAFFRDQIASQKLTLCYELLELALTVSKILHKSRNDVDISFS
- the dbpA gene encoding ATP-dependent RNA helicase DbpA, which translates into the protein MTSFAELNTLPEEQLTNLTELGYLTMTPIQEAALPAILAGKDVRAQAKTGSGKTAAFGLGILQHIDAKQFNTQSLVLCPTRELADQVASELRRLARYMANIKILTLCGGVPFSVQRDSLIHAAHIIVATPGRLLDHLSKETVKLDALQTLVLDEADRMLDMGFADDIDEVMSYAPVDRQTLLFSATWPETLPAMSQRIQRNPVTIEINTVDELPAIEQQFYEVARHEKMDLLQKLLSQQQPASCVVFCNTKKDCQAVYDALNESRQSVLVLHGDMEQRERDQTLVRFANGSSRVLVATDVAARGLDIKSLEMVINYELSWDPEVHVHRIGRTARAGETGLAISLCAPEEAQRANVLEEMLQMKLNWKQLPTGLSITPLEATMATLCIDGGKKAKMRPGDILGALTGDLGFEGADIGKITLHPTHAYVAIKRSIAHQAWKQLQQGKIKGKSVKVKLLK
- a CDS encoding alpha-keto acid decarboxylase family protein yields the protein MNKTVIEYVLARLNEIGINDIFGVAGDYAFPIEDAVCESTNMRWIGNCNELNAAYAADGYARIKGVAALSTTFGVGELSALNGIAGSYAEHLPIFHLVGMPTSGVQKNHRLVHHTLGNGDFDVFYQMSQHLSCAHAILTPENCIAETERLIATALHERRPVYIGLPSDYAVMPVIADKNTEETIIHKSNSESLSSAVTAILEKLNSSQKACIIPGILSARLGYADDVQAIIDKTGLPYATMFMDKSIVSESNPSYMGIYNGKLMNTQVGNFVESCDCVMGIGAVLTDFNSGSFTATIRPENRINILADHVKVGSAIYPQVYMHDVLAQLKQLAPALNHSGIKAQDLGAPIQGENGQITAGYLYPRLEKMFKKDDIIIAETGTASMGLGFALLPENAQFHNQTLWGSIGWATPAAFGAAIAEPHRRVILVTGEGSHQLTAQEVSQFARFGLKPIIFVLNNDGYLIERLLCKDPEAYYNDLPQWNYAQLPAALGCNDWYCQKVTTCDELDKAIQHAESQDSAAYIEIVMDRYASSELAEKLGQSIASLYSF
- a CDS encoding LysR family transcriptional regulator — encoded protein: MDIRSLRYFVEVVQLNGFSRAAEHLFVTQPAISRSIKKLEQELGYTLLVREFDGVRLTDEGEILFSHAKQILMQFHSMNKALKERAGPLSGVLNVGLPPVIASTYFADIIMVFSQRYPQIELKIIELGSRKMMEAMLKGEVETAAVMLPFENEQFDLHVFSSDRLMLLVSEQHPLALHSSVKFAEVVDEPFIFFSDDFRINELVTSACGIYGKKPTVVGRSGHLDLVTAMVRAGVGITLLPDSMWNKTRADGLSIIPVVEPVLSYELALATLKNIPQSRRAKAWHDLAIEML